The stretch of DNA TCAACGCGCTGCCAATGGTTATTACCTACAATAAAGAACTGGTGTCTGAAGCTGAGCTGCCTAAATCCTGGGAGGATCTGCTTGATCCGAAGTGGAAAGGGAATATCGCTTTTGCCGACCCATCCAAATCAGGCTCTTCCTATACCCAGCTTGTAACGATGCTTACGGCGTTCGGCAAAGAAGACGGCAAGGGCTGGGATTACGTGAAGAAGCTGGTGGCAAATATGGACGGCAAGATCCTCTCCGGTTCAAGCCTTGTGCAGCGTGCCGTTCCGGACAAAGAATTCGCGCTCGGCATTACCCTTGAGGATGCGGCTCTTCGTTACATTGAAGGAGGCTCGCAAATCGGCATTATTTATCCGGCGGAAGGAACCTCCGCCGTACCTGACGGCGCGGCCATTATGAAAGGCAGCAAGAATCTCGAGCAGGCCAAACAGTTCGTCGATTTCCTGGTTAGTAAAGATGCGCAGGAGCTTGTTCAAAAAGAATTCAAGCGCCGTTCTGTACGGGGGGATGTAGCTCCTGTGGAGGGCCTGCCTCAGACAGGCGATATCAAGCTGGTCGATTATAACTTTGATTGGGCCGCTCAGAATAAAGACGAAATTATTAAAAAGTTCACCCGAATCACGACTGGACAGGAATAAAGCAATACGTATTTAGGGAGGAGAGCGGCGGCAGGGGGCTTATGACCGGCTGCCGCCGCTGTTCACATCATTACCGGAAGCGAGGGAATATTCATGAGCAAGGTTGTTTTCGATCATGTAACAAAATATTTCGGTACGGCAAAGGCGGTTAATAATGCGCATTTTACGATAGAAGAAGGCGAGTTCTTCACATTGCTCGGCCCCAGCGGATGCGGCAAGACGACGCTGCTTCGAACCATAGCGGGCTTCTACAGACAAGAAGAAGGAAATATTTATTTTGGCGACAAATTGATTAACGATGTCCCCACTCATGAACGCAATATCGGCATGGTGTTTCAGAACTATGCGATTTTCCCCCATATGACTGTATTTGATAATGTGGCCTATGGCCTTAAGGCGAGAAAAGTGTCCAAGGAGGAAATCCGTACCCGTGTGCTGGAAGCGCTCGACATGGTGGAGCTCACGCATCTTAAAGACCGTATTCCTTCCAACATGAGCGGCGGGCAGCAGCAGCGGATTGCCTTGGCCCGTGCAATTGTCATTCGTCCGTCACTATTGTTAATGGATGAACCCTTGTCCAACCTGGATGCGAAGCTGAGAGTGAAGATGCGTACGGATATCCGCAAGCTGCAAAAAGACTTGAACATTACAACCATCTACGTTACGCATGATCAGGAGGAGGCGCTGGCTGTATCCGACCGCATTGCTGTCCTTCATAATGGAACTGTGCAGCAGATTGCTTCCCCGGAAGAGATTTATCTATATCCGCAAAACCGTTTTGTCGCCAATTTCATGGGCACCTCTAATTTTCTGGACGGAACCTGTGAAGAAGGGGCCTTACTTAACAATCCCGCCAATATTAAGCTGATGGGACTTGAAACCGAGCTGCCGCTTCTGAAGCCGCATTCCGGGAAGGTGCTGTTCTCGATTCGCCCTGAACGGGTAAAGATATCGCCGGAGCCCTCTGCGGGACATGGATATAAAGGGATGGTAGACGAGGTAACATTCCTTGGGGAAAAAGTCAGCTATACGGTTAAAATGTCGTCCGGAGAATCCATTGAGGTTCATGACCATTCGGTGTATACGCGGGATATTTACAAGCCGAAGCAGCCCGTATATTTGGATCTTCAACTGAGCCAGTCGGTCATTTACAATGGCAGCGGCGAGGAGGTTATCTATCGTGCAAGCGAGGGTTGAGCCTAATCCGGGCAATGTAATCTGGCAGAGACTGTTGTTCAAAAAATGGGATTTCTGGACCGCAGTCACGCTCGTGGTCTATTTGCTGCTGTGCATCTTCGTTGTTTACCCCTTGGTGACTTTATTCATCAACAGTTTTATCAGTGAAGAAGGCGGCTTTACCATTGAAAATTATATTACTTTCATTTCATTGAAATATTACCGTATGGCGCTGCTCAACAGCTTTATGGTATCCGCGCTTGCCACAATCGGGGCGATCCTGATTGGAGTTCCGCTGGCCTATTTATCTACCCGGTATGCGATTAAATTCAAAGGTCTTATGCAGATTATGATTGTGATGTCTCTGCTGTCGCCTCCATTCATTGGCGCCTATTCGTGGATCCTGCTCATGGGCAATAACGGATTTATCACAAGATTTATTCGTGACCTCGGAATTTCGGTTCCGTCGATCTACGGGATGCACGGTATTGTGTTTGTATTCGCGCTGCAGTTCTACCCGCATATCTTTCTGTACGTCTCCGGCGCACTGAAGACCATCGATACATCGCTGGAGGAAGCGTCGGAAAGCCTTGGGATGACCTCCTGGCAGCGTCTTCGCACCGTGACCTTACCTTTGATTTTTCCAACTCTGTCGGCGGGGGCGTTAATGGTATTTATGGCATCCTTCGCGGATTTCGGCACACCGATGCTGCTGGGACAAGGCTTCAAGGTACTTCCGATTCTTGCTTATGAGCAATTCGTGAGTGAAATGGGCGGCAACCCGGCTATGGCAAGTACGCTCAGCATCATCCTGATCTTGTTCTCCACATCGGTCTTGTTTACTCAGCGCTATTTCGTCGCACGCAAAAACTTTTCGATGACGGGTATGCGGACACCGAAGCTGATTCCGCTTAAACCCTTGGCGAAGACATTGCTGACGATTGTCGCCTTTATTCCCGCATGTATTTCGATACTGCCGCAGCTGACCGTAATCTTGACGTCATTTATCAAAACAAAGGGTCCTGTCTTCCAGTCAGGGTTTAGCCTTGACAGCTACAGGGAAGTGCTGTACCGGGTTCCCCGTTCGATTATTCACACGTATTCCTACTCCATCTTGTCAATCATTATTATGGTTGCGGGCGGCATGTTGATTTCGTATATCCTGGTGCGGCGCAAATCCAAGCTTACAGCGGCGCTGGATGGAATTCTGATGATTCCGTATGTGATGCCGGGAACGGTGCTTGGGATAAGCCTTATTGTCGCCTTTAACAAACCGCCGATTGTGCTGACGGGAACATGGATCATTCTTGTGATTGCTTATGTCGTGCGTAAAATTCCATACACCATACGCTCCAGCACAGCCATTCTTCACCAGCTTGACCGCAGTGTGGAGGAAGCTTCAATTAGTCTGGGTGTTCCGCCCATGAAGACGTTCTTTAAGACAACGGGGAGGCTGATGGCCCCAGGGGTGATATCCGGGGCGATTCTGAGCTGGATTACAACCATTAATGAGCTCAGCTCAACTCTTGTGTTGTATTATGGCGCAACAGCAACGATTTCCGTTACGATCTACAGCGAGGTATTCACCTCCAACTATGGGACGGGTGCGGCGCTTGCATCCATCCTGACGTTAAGTACATTGATTTCATTGCTCATTGCGAATAAGCTGTCCGGCGGAAAGGGCTTATCGTTATAAGGATTCCGTGGAATTCCAAGTCTCTGTGGACCCGGGTAGAAAGGGAGGATGACAATGACAAAGAACGGTGTGGTATGGGCGGCTTTATTGGTCATTATTGCAGTTACTGTCATTGTATATTCTAACTATTTCACTGAGGTGAAGAGGGTTCCGGAGCAGTATGACACGGAAAATGAGAAGCTGGTCTGCTGGATCTACACGGATGGCTGGTCGGAGCTGCTGAGTTCGTATCAGGAGACCCATCCGGGTGTTGAACTGGAAGTGAGAGTATTCTCTTCTTATAAAGAACTGCATAACGAGCTGCTCGCGGCGTTATCGATCCAAACGGCTCCGCAGATTGTTGAGCTGGACAGCTCTTACGGACTTTCTGAACTGGTTCAATCGAATGCGTTAGCGCCGGTATCCGGCAAAGCTCTTCTCCCCGAAGAGACTTTGCCTGCGGCAACGAAGCCATTCACTTATGGCGAACGATTATGGGCAGTTCCGGCGGGAGTCTCCGTTCCGGTGATGTTCTACAATAAGGACCTGATGAAATGGACGGGCGTGGATAAAGTAACCGATTTCTATTCCCTGGAAGAGCTTGGCTTCAAAACAAAGGCATGGAAAGCCGATCTGACTGCGCGCAATTCGGCAGGCTGGGAGCAAGCGCTGGTAATGGATGATTCCAAGCCATTTATCCTGCTGAATTTATGGGAGCAATCACGGCAAAGCAGCCTGCCCGGAAATCAAAGACTGGAACAACTGCTTCGGGTGTGGAGTGGACTTGTCTTTGATTCGAAGGCCATGAAGCCTCTTCGGAGCCAGCTGGCTCCCAGCGATTTCATATCCGGCAAGACGTTATTCTATATGACAAATTCGAATATGACACCTTGGCTGGACCACTATATTGCCGGAAAATTTGAGTATGACATGCTTCCGGCGCCGCTTGCGGGCGGGGGTGTGTTATTGCCCCACATCAGCTCATTTGGCATCGTGGCCGGTAAGAAGGCTGCGGGTGCGGCGGAGGATGTGGTGAACTACCTCGCATCTTCCGAGGCCCAAGCCAAGGTGCTGGAGGCCACCGGGTATTTGCCGGTTCGAACACAGACGATTGAGGCTATCTCCCGAAACTATGCCTTAAACAGAAAATATAGTGTGCTCCTGGGCGCGGTCGGCAAGCTTGAGAGCCTGGCGCCTTCAGAAGACGCGCGCCTGCGCTGGGAGCGGATTACGCTTATCCTTAATCATTTGGAGATGGAACAGGAAGTTGATTTCCATGCATATGCTGCACAATTACTGCCGTACATGCCCTAATCCTTAGGGTATTCGGTGACACGCAATACTGCCGGAAGGATTATATATTGGACAGGGGAAGGATAACATGATTGAAATGGATTGGATTTCGCTTCAAGGCACAGGGGAATGGAACGAGGATGCCATCATATTGAATGAAGAATTGAAGCTCTATGGTGTAGTAGACGGCGCCACTTCGCTTGTGCCATACCGCGGGGAGGGCAATGAGACCGGCGGCAGGCTTGCTTCCCAAATCATTAAGCAATACGCTGAAAGTGTAACGGCGGCCGAATTTAAAGGAATGGAAGCCCTTCTGCGGGAAGCGAACTTCCGGCTGGGCCAGGAAATGGAACGGTGCGGAATTAATCCGCAGTCGAAGGATGAATTATGGACTGCCGGAGCAGCCCTTATTCGTAT from Paenibacillus sophorae encodes:
- a CDS encoding extracellular solute-binding protein — protein: MTKNGVVWAALLVIIAVTVIVYSNYFTEVKRVPEQYDTENEKLVCWIYTDGWSELLSSYQETHPGVELEVRVFSSYKELHNELLAALSIQTAPQIVELDSSYGLSELVQSNALAPVSGKALLPEETLPAATKPFTYGERLWAVPAGVSVPVMFYNKDLMKWTGVDKVTDFYSLEELGFKTKAWKADLTARNSAGWEQALVMDDSKPFILLNLWEQSRQSSLPGNQRLEQLLRVWSGLVFDSKAMKPLRSQLAPSDFISGKTLFYMTNSNMTPWLDHYIAGKFEYDMLPAPLAGGGVLLPHISSFGIVAGKKAAGAAEDVVNYLASSEAQAKVLEATGYLPVRTQTIEAISRNYALNRKYSVLLGAVGKLESLAPSEDARLRWERITLILNHLEMEQEVDFHAYAAQLLPYMP
- a CDS encoding ABC transporter ATP-binding protein; the encoded protein is MSKVVFDHVTKYFGTAKAVNNAHFTIEEGEFFTLLGPSGCGKTTLLRTIAGFYRQEEGNIYFGDKLINDVPTHERNIGMVFQNYAIFPHMTVFDNVAYGLKARKVSKEEIRTRVLEALDMVELTHLKDRIPSNMSGGQQQRIALARAIVIRPSLLLMDEPLSNLDAKLRVKMRTDIRKLQKDLNITTIYVTHDQEEALAVSDRIAVLHNGTVQQIASPEEIYLYPQNRFVANFMGTSNFLDGTCEEGALLNNPANIKLMGLETELPLLKPHSGKVLFSIRPERVKISPEPSAGHGYKGMVDEVTFLGEKVSYTVKMSSGESIEVHDHSVYTRDIYKPKQPVYLDLQLSQSVIYNGSGEEVIYRASEG
- a CDS encoding ABC transporter permease → MQARVEPNPGNVIWQRLLFKKWDFWTAVTLVVYLLLCIFVVYPLVTLFINSFISEEGGFTIENYITFISLKYYRMALLNSFMVSALATIGAILIGVPLAYLSTRYAIKFKGLMQIMIVMSLLSPPFIGAYSWILLMGNNGFITRFIRDLGISVPSIYGMHGIVFVFALQFYPHIFLYVSGALKTIDTSLEEASESLGMTSWQRLRTVTLPLIFPTLSAGALMVFMASFADFGTPMLLGQGFKVLPILAYEQFVSEMGGNPAMASTLSIILILFSTSVLFTQRYFVARKNFSMTGMRTPKLIPLKPLAKTLLTIVAFIPACISILPQLTVILTSFIKTKGPVFQSGFSLDSYREVLYRVPRSIIHTYSYSILSIIIMVAGGMLISYILVRRKSKLTAALDGILMIPYVMPGTVLGISLIVAFNKPPIVLTGTWIILVIAYVVRKIPYTIRSSTAILHQLDRSVEEASISLGVPPMKTFFKTTGRLMAPGVISGAILSWITTINELSSTLVLYYGATATISVTIYSEVFTSNYGTGAALASILTLSTLISLLIANKLSGGKGLSL
- a CDS encoding ABC transporter substrate-binding protein translates to MKKRWLKGLVAMALMTVTITACTAKEDTAATAGSDGGSKSGGGKLTVYSPNAAEINNPIIKEFQDRTGITVDLISGGTGELLKRVQAEAGNPLGDVFWAGGADSLESYKEYFQPYKTKEFDNLLPAYVDTNSYWTPFNALPMVITYNKELVSEAELPKSWEDLLDPKWKGNIAFADPSKSGSSYTQLVTMLTAFGKEDGKGWDYVKKLVANMDGKILSGSSLVQRAVPDKEFALGITLEDAALRYIEGGSQIGIIYPAEGTSAVPDGAAIMKGSKNLEQAKQFVDFLVSKDAQELVQKEFKRRSVRGDVAPVEGLPQTGDIKLVDYNFDWAAQNKDEIIKKFTRITTGQE